The following nucleotide sequence is from Coffea eugenioides isolate CCC68of chromosome 3, Ceug_1.0, whole genome shotgun sequence.
CTTCTTAAATTCCCTTTCTTACGTAGTTCAAATCTCACCTAAATCCCTTTTAGTAACTTAATCGGGTATCCGGTCTAATTTGATTTGGATCGAACAATCGAACCTACACAAAACCTACCCGGTTTTGTTATTAGGATTTAGTATGGCATATTCAACTCTAATAGGTGTTACACAAATTCATAAGCGTTTTTTGGAAATCAGAAAAAGAACATAGTACAAAATTGAGGAGTTTACAGCATAGGATTGGGAAATGTATTGGTCAGAATTCTGAGGTACAActagagctgttaatcgagcCGAGTATTTGGCtgccgagctcgactcgagtttaaTTCGAACTGAGTTCGACTCGAGCTCGTTAGGAAAACGAGCTTTAAAATGtgttcgaactcgactcgttaaATGTACATgtggctcgagctcgagcttgagctcgactcgtttatcacaaacaagtcaaatttcacgagctcgagctcgagttcgtgCAAATTAACCTTAATAAAAatctataatttttaatttttataattttgatttctaaaatAACAAATATGCCCTTCATTAACGAGCTCTAATGAACTACTGGAGTATCAAACAAGCCGAGCTTACTCGGCTCGTTAACTAAACGAGCatgtttcgagctcgagctcgactcgttaacCAAAATTAACGAGCCGAGTTCAAGCCTTAACGAGTCAAGCTCTAACGAGCTTTCGAGCTACTCGATTGATTTAACAGCTCTAGGTACAACCAAATGAGACGTGATAAAAGGAGGACCTAGTCATCTATCCTTCCCAGATGATAAGCGAGTCAGTCTTCTATTCGTTAATCATCAGATAATCATTGCGCTTAGGCATTTAAATGAGGGAAAAGTACAAAGGTTTTAGTTTTGTATCATTTAAaattcaattcacattttttgTTTCATAACTAGGCTAAAATCTTTTAATTTCCAGTCATTAATCTTTTTGAGTGCTAGGTCAAAATTTTGCGGCAAATGGATTCAAGTACGTGCACTTGTACACTTTGAGAATAAAAGActttcaagatttttttttttttaaaaaaaagctactaaaaataattttgccaatcacactgaggagaaaatttaaattatatcttttctcaattttttttgtgGGAATTAACTTGTGAAAATAAAGGAGGTGGACAtatgcttctttttctttttctttttttttttgcagggGGAATTATTTAGTAGTATATATGCACCATTTCTTTGCCAGTTTGCCTTGAGGCAATCAGTCAGCTGCAAATTCTTATATCTACTACTACGCtttcaactttcaagccaaCTTTTGTGGACAAACGATTGACACAAATTAAAGATAAATCATCTGCAACTGCAAGAACTGGCTGATCCAGCCTTGCATTGTGGCTGACctagatttttttctttttcttttttttttttttgggtgggggGGTTAAATCCCTTCGAGCTGTAAATTAAATTGCAGCAGTGTTATCCTTCATGGCGAAAAGTCTGCATTTCCACCTCATGGTCCACAGACAGGGCATGGAGTAGCATGTGGGGTTTCTCAGCCCGAAGGCCATCATATAATACTACCATTTGAGAGGTTTTGGCCATGGCCACATATAAAAGACAGACCCATCGTCCACCATACATCATGTGAATTCTTGTCTAGTGGGAGACCAGCATTTCTAGTGGCTAAAATAGTGATATATTTCGATGTATTTTGATGCGTCATCGCTCGTATAAGAATAGTACAGACAAATGCCTTGATATTTGTCTTGGTGGAGATACATTTTTTGTGACTATTGGTTACCAATTTGACACTTGATTGAGGACAAAGAAATAACATGATGATTCCTtcagtttatttttttaagtacTCCCGTCTCATTCCACTGTCAACCGTGTGACCCCAAATTCAAATCCTATACCTAACAGCTAAAAGGACCTTAAGAGGACGACGGAGGCGATCAAATCAATAGTTGCTTTTCATTCAACTCTAACATAAAAGTAAATCCTAAAATTTCGTATATAATTCTCATACACAAAATTTTAGAGACCTTATGaatgattttgtttttttgcTATATTATTAAAGGCACTCAAATTCTTTACTATATTGCTttcagagaaaaaaaaaagctatatTATGACTAAGAAACTTGATTGATGATTTTAAGCGGTGACGAATTTTTTGCCCAAAAATAACCCAATATTTATGGTTTACCACGAGTGGCTTACAAAGTAAAACACTTTAGGTTgtatttggattgcatttttcgtcatttttcatggaaaaattactgtagcgatttgatatatgtgagggaaaaaggtgatagggagatgtgatcacggaaaacgacaatatttttcgacggaaacaagcaatccaaacaaggcacaTCTAAGTGTTGTGTGGCATGTTTTAATTTCCTTCTCCATAGACATCTTACACAAGCAGTGAGCACTTATAAAAGATAAGTAATTATTGAAGGGAGGCCCTAAAGATATAGGAGCAGATGGTCGCCTTACAAAGTACTCCTAGTTCTTTGGCATTTGTCTTTCGTCATTATTAAAAGAGTTCAGCTGCTCAACATAGCCCATCAATTTTTAAGTTTAACACTCAATCAATTATATCTCCATGGAATTTAGCTCTACATCCATTGTTCAGAGCTCCAATGATTTCTCACGGGGGGCTGTTAAGAGGTTCCTTATTATGAAGCGGAAGAATGTCGAAATTTTTAATGGATGCTGCCGTAGCTTAATGCCCATCACATGGCTCTCCACATGCACAATCTGCAACTgcagccattttttttttttctctttctcttcccAACCAATAATCTTCTTTAAAAGAATCATTTTTGGTGCctaattattttgattttttacgTATAATCTCATATCCAAATCCCAGATATGTGTGAACATAGGAACCAAACAAAAGTACAGCCtgcaagggattttttttttttaaactctgCACATTTTTAGGCAGTTGATCTTAGAGAGAACGACAAAGTCTAGCTAATTGCTATCGTTAATCATGTTCCATCATTGTTGTTGGCAATTCTCAAGTATGCTAATTCTCTTATGATAACTATCATTATCGTAAAAGCATTATCAATTCTTGATTACCCGGTAGTAATCAATCAAGCATTTTCTGACCGTGGGAATATTATCATTGGCCAAAACTGTGCAGTATTTTGTTGTTGTATTCAGCTTCACGGGGAGCTTCGTTGAGTTTATTTATTCTGACACTTGGGCAATAATAACAGGTTCAATCATTCATGATTCGGGATCTCAACTTCCAACTTCCCCATATGACTGCTTTTAACCTTTAGGGTATGTCCAGACTCGTTGACTAGAAGGCCAAGAATCTTACCCTATGGCTATTGGTTTTTAAAATGTATGAATATAACGAAATCTGTAAATAAAATTACAGCAGAATACGCATATTGTAGCGGTAAGTGTTGCTtgctttcttcaaccgtgaagATTATATACTACATGAATTACGCTTGTGTGAAAGGTACCAAAAGACAATCCGGAAAATGTGTAAAATGTTTAAATGTTCCGTCAAGGGTCAACGGAACAATTCGAGACCTTGAGGACCTAAAGGTTTCATGATGAGCTTAAATAATGGAAGCAACAGTGTACAGTATTAAGAAATAATATGCACAGCAAAAGGTTGCTGAAACAGTTGCCCCTCGGGGCTAGAGCCGGTGGTAGTAACCCAGTTCCAGTTGGGGTACCTCCGCGAAGGTTCGAATCCCGGATAAAGCGGTCGGTGAAAAAGTTGGGCAGCCTCTCCCGACCCGCAGAGAATTAGTTGAGTCATTAAGTATTATCAGTCCGAAAATTCAGATACCTCTgtgttgccaaaaaaaaaaaaagttgctgAAACAGTTGAGAAGGTTTCGATAATGTTTTGCTTCCTGTCCTTCGTTAATTGGAGTTTCTTCATTAGTTGTCCCCCTCCCCTGGTCATGGAGGGAAATTATCATACACTTCAATTGCAATGGAGTCCAGTTTGATAAAAGATGTGGGAATAAATGTCGagcaatcaatcaatcaatcaaccAACGCACAAAAAACAATCATGGTAATTATGAGTTCTAGCACGTAGGTTAATAATTCTAGCCAAAGGCACCAGAGTTTGACGTCAAAGTACCAAAACAACAGTTCCTGCCGCACTTCTTGCCTCTTAAATCCTATCCTACCTTTTTCttgttagaaaaaaaattaagaaaaaatgcgaagaacaaaaaaatatctatatgtatatatgtcAGAATTTGAGATGCATTTTAAATTCTTAACAAAGGCATGAACAGAAAGTAGAAATTAACTGGTGGAAACGCAGCGTGGGATTTATCCAATAAGAATTGAAGGATAGATTTGTGGGGCAACATcgaacaaaaaaagaaaatgaaatagGTAACCCTTTTTCTGCCATTATGGCTAAAAGTGCTTAAACTCAACAGAGTCGGTAAAGCTTAGTGACACCTCAATCAATTGCTCAAGTTTTGTCGGATAATTCAGATATGACCACAGAAATGTGGAAAATTGCAAGACAGGACCCACCATGTGATGTCCAATCAGGATCAGCAGTTTGCCACGCGACAGGTTCCGTCCCTAGCTCATGTTGAAAAACCTGCCTGTTTATTTCCACAGAATAGATGCATCCACCATGAACTGCAGAATGCATCGTGCATCCACCATGCACTGGAGAATTTGCCCTCATGTATTCCTGCGTCGATTCTTCATGTTTAGACCATCATGATTTTGATCCGTCTGGAATGCGTTTAGCTGAATTTGGATGGATATATAATACTTACTCATACATATGTTGGTAAAAAAGGCTTGAAAATGGATCCAAGAACGTATAGACATCCAATTCTGACTGTTTGTAGGAGGGCATGGGCATTATAGTTTACAAGGATGTTCCTTTCTATTTACAACTCTATGCTTCTATTCTACCCTTTTTTGCCTCCTCGTATCAAAATTCTATCCTACAGCAGGTCATGAAGGTATTTGTTGAATCAATTATCACGGTCTCCTGGTATCCCCAGCCGAGTTCCTGGAGCCGTTGTAGGTACTCAACAACTTCAGTTAGTCTTCGTCTCAATATCGCCAGAATCTTTTGAACTGGTATCTGGATCATCCTGAGGGAGAAGTCCGAGTAGCGGTAATGGTAACAAGGAGCTGAGGTTGCAAAGGATTATCAGGAAAGCCAAATTATCGAATCTGTCCTTGGTGACGCCGAAAAGCTGCGTGAGGCCAGCACCTATTAGGCCCCCAAGAACACTTCCTCCGTTGGATATGGACATAAGTGTAGCAAAGAGAGTTGCTTCCATGCCCTCTGGACATATTCTTGCAGCTAATACAAGAACAGGCATAAAAGAAGCCTGGCAGAGAACAAAGTTAAACTTTCAGGAATTCTGGAGCAGGATCAGAAACACAATCTATACTACAGAGAAATGTTTAAGAACACCAGATTACCTGACCAAGCACTGTTAAAATCAATGAATCCCCAATTGCAAACCACTCATCACTTATTCCAAATTGCCTATTCAATCCAGTTACCAGTAAAACCTGTGCAGACATCCAAATTACACTTCAGGCAACTTATGAGAAAAAACCACCAGATAAGTTACCCCAAAAAAGACTCGAGACGTTTACCTGCGTCATTCCAAGGACGGCACCAAAGACAGTGGTTATGATAAATATCTTTCTCAAAGGTACATTTTTTAGAAAACCGTTATAAAGACCAACACCTAGAAGTGATGCCACTGATGTAACTAGCTTCACCCGTCCAAGGAATTCTGGGGTGAATCCGAGTTTATTTGTGCTAAAATCAGGAAAAGGAAATCTTTAGCTTCAGGTTTCAGAAAGATAAAAGCATAAACTGGCATGTTTGGTTAAAACCTCAAATCACATACGTGAAGAAAAACATGGCAGAATCAGACACTGGAGTTGCCTGCCATAGAAAAATAAACAATGTGGGAAGAAGTACATTGGGCTGTTTGACAGCACCCCACAACTCAATGATGCTATTTTTCGAGCTTTCTAAAAATCCAGGACTTCCCAAAGAGATATTCTGACCCCTTGCTGGAACAACCACACGCTGCTCTTTAACAAGCACTGCAACTGCAGAAGTTATCAGAGGAAGCAACGCAGTCACGCCAAACACGAACCTGCATGGATTCAAAATGCTTATGAGCAATGACTCACCAATTACAATATTATCTTTAAGGTCATAACAGAAACATACATACCTTACACCATATGCATCAACCAGAGAGCCACTGAAGTAGGCACTGACAATCCCCCCAAATGCTGAAGAGCCCCAACATAATGACTGAAGAGATCCTGACATACTCTGA
It contains:
- the LOC113765815 gene encoding folate-biopterin transporter 1, chloroplastic — its product is MATPKTQAPTFSVLPSKIPFLSFFSLSASSHSQARSRRKRQFHVAVARRKSPPGSDMSVSISMPPASSTRRDSESELLLDSRNRVRKGDLPTTNVEEDSSSSSKTVTRSKNRYSLKSITCFGVDLTPDNIAVAMVYFVQGVLGISRLAVSFYLKDDLHLDPAETAVITGFSSLPWLVKPLYGFISDSFPLFGFRRRSYLVLSGLLGALSWSLMAAFVDGKYDAAFYILLGSLSVAFSDVVVDSMVVERARGESQSMSGSLQSLCWGSSAFGGIVSAYFSGSLVDAYGVRFVFGVTALLPLITSAVAVLVKEQRVVVPARGQNISLGSPGFLESSKNSIIELWGAVKQPNVLLPTLFIFLWQATPVSDSAMFFFTTNKLGFTPEFLGRVKLVTSVASLLGVGLYNGFLKNVPLRKIFIITTVFGAVLGMTQVLLVTGLNRQFGISDEWFAIGDSLILTVLGQASFMPVLVLAARICPEGMEATLFATLMSISNGGSVLGGLIGAGLTQLFGVTKDRFDNLAFLIILCNLSSLLPLPLLGLLPQDDPDTSSKDSGDIETKTN